The following coding sequences are from one Tolumonas lignilytica window:
- the gabT gene encoding 4-aminobutyrate--2-oxoglutarate transaminase, whose translation MNNAELQQRKQAAFARGEGNAYGIYVAKAKNAELWDVEGKRYIDFGAGIAVVNTGHSHPKVVSAVKAQLDNFSHTCMTVTPYESAVKLAEKLVKAVPGNTPKKAMFVTTGAEAVENAVKIARSYTGRSGIIAFNGGFHGRTLLTVGLTGKVQPYKAGFGPFPAEIFHVAYPNPLLGISEEASFEELNQRFKCDIDPNRVAAIIIECIQGEGGFYPAPVSFLQKLRELCDQKGIMLICDEIQTGFARTGRMFAHEYAGIEADLVTMAKGLGGGFPISAVVGKAEIMDAPQPGGLGGTYAGSPLGTTAGLAVFDVIEEEKLCDRALAIGERMVNHLKDIRAEHPAIVGDIRNLGAMVALELVKNGDMSKPDSDLTKAICAKAAEKGLILLSCGTRANVIRFLPPLTTEMNIVDEGMALLKSVINELI comes from the coding sequence ATGAATAACGCTGAACTGCAACAACGTAAACAAGCTGCTTTTGCTCGTGGTGAAGGCAATGCCTATGGTATCTACGTCGCCAAGGCGAAAAATGCCGAACTGTGGGATGTAGAAGGAAAACGCTATATCGATTTCGGTGCCGGTATTGCCGTCGTCAACACCGGTCACAGTCATCCGAAAGTCGTCTCAGCAGTCAAAGCACAGCTGGATAACTTCAGTCATACCTGCATGACCGTCACGCCTTACGAATCAGCCGTAAAACTGGCTGAAAAGCTGGTTAAGGCCGTACCGGGTAACACACCGAAAAAAGCGATGTTTGTCACCACTGGCGCTGAAGCCGTTGAAAATGCCGTCAAGATTGCTCGCTCTTACACTGGCCGCTCTGGCATCATTGCTTTCAACGGCGGCTTCCATGGTCGTACCCTGCTGACTGTCGGTCTGACTGGTAAGGTGCAACCGTACAAAGCTGGTTTCGGCCCCTTCCCGGCAGAAATTTTTCATGTTGCCTACCCGAATCCATTGCTGGGTATTTCGGAAGAAGCCAGCTTTGAAGAGCTGAATCAGCGCTTCAAATGCGACATCGACCCGAATCGGGTGGCAGCCATCATTATTGAATGTATACAAGGTGAAGGCGGATTCTATCCTGCCCCTGTCTCTTTCCTGCAAAAATTGCGTGAGCTGTGCGATCAGAAAGGCATCATGCTGATCTGTGATGAAATCCAGACCGGTTTTGCCCGCACAGGCCGTATGTTTGCGCATGAATATGCCGGCATCGAAGCGGATCTGGTCACGATGGCCAAAGGGTTGGGCGGTGGTTTCCCAATCTCCGCCGTGGTAGGGAAAGCCGAGATCATGGATGCCCCACAGCCAGGTGGTCTGGGTGGTACTTACGCTGGTTCACCGCTGGGCACCACTGCCGGTCTTGCCGTTTTTGATGTCATCGAAGAAGAAAAACTCTGCGATCGTGCACTGGCGATCGGTGAGCGGATGGTCAATCATCTGAAAGATATCCGGGCAGAACACCCCGCTATTGTGGGAGACATCCGCAATCTGGGCGCTATGGTGGCGCTGGAGCTGGTGAAAAATGGCGACATGAGCAAACCAGATTCAGACCTGACCAAAGCCATTTGTGCCAAGGCGGCTGAAAAAGGGTTGATCCTCTTGTCTTGCGGTACACGTGCCAACGTGATCCGTTTCTTACCGCCGCTAACCACCGAAATGAACATCGTTGATGAAGGCATGGCATTACTGAAAAGCGTGATCAACGAACTGATTTAA
- a CDS encoding LysR family transcriptional regulator translates to MVQVSLIELGQVGDYEIRLLKVFKTVVECGGFSAAETVLNISRSTISVHMANLEHRLKLKLCSRGRSGFSLTEEGAIIYESVRRLFSQLEDFRSTVNALHVQLSGELKLVASDTICLDERCRFPQVLSEFCRQAPDVFMQFETAPMSDIERMILNGEADVGFIPYHRKLDGLIYHSLYEETCYLYCSDRHPLFMEEDDDQIRQGLVNCRSVQAGIQSNPEVAVQMVGLQKSATAYYYETRATMILSGAYVGFLPEHYAARYVDEGRLCKLLPQERSYKLGIAAITHQFGRLNKPRDFFMRLLQTQIARR, encoded by the coding sequence ATGGTGCAGGTTTCACTGATCGAATTAGGGCAAGTCGGCGATTATGAAATTCGCCTGCTAAAAGTATTCAAGACAGTGGTTGAATGCGGCGGATTCTCAGCAGCCGAAACTGTGTTGAATATCAGCCGGTCTACCATCAGTGTGCATATGGCGAATCTGGAGCATCGTCTCAAGCTGAAGTTGTGCAGTCGGGGGCGCTCTGGGTTTTCTCTCACGGAAGAAGGGGCCATCATTTATGAATCGGTTCGCCGGTTGTTTTCTCAGTTGGAAGATTTCCGTTCTACCGTCAACGCGTTGCACGTGCAGCTTTCCGGTGAGTTGAAGCTGGTAGCCAGCGATACCATTTGTTTGGATGAGCGTTGCCGTTTTCCGCAGGTATTGAGTGAATTTTGCCGTCAAGCGCCGGATGTTTTCATGCAGTTTGAAACGGCGCCGATGAGCGATATTGAGCGGATGATCCTGAACGGCGAGGCGGATGTGGGTTTTATTCCCTATCACCGGAAGCTGGACGGGCTGATTTATCACTCACTCTATGAAGAAACCTGTTATCTCTATTGCAGCGACCGTCATCCTCTGTTTATGGAAGAAGACGATGACCAGATCCGTCAGGGTTTGGTGAATTGCCGTTCTGTACAAGCCGGGATCCAGAGCAATCCGGAAGTAGCTGTGCAGATGGTGGGGTTACAGAAGTCGGCAACGGCTTATTATTATGAAACGCGGGCGACCATGATCCTTTCGGGGGCTTATGTCGGTTTCCTGCCGGAACATTATGCTGCCCGCTATGTCGATGAAGGGCGCTTATGCAAGCTGCTACCTCAGGAACGCTCCTATAAGCTGGGCATTGCGGCAATTACGCATCAATTTGGCCGGCTGAATAAACCGCGTGATTTCTTTATGCGTCTGCTTCAGACCCAGATTGCACGGAGATAA
- a CDS encoding NAD-dependent succinate-semialdehyde dehydrogenase: MRYPSIDPLLAPFCQWQASQWMTPKVGATFSVTNPATGAVIATLHNQTAGDALSAIDRASAALPAWQALPAKQRAVLLRRWFDLIMKHQDALALLMTLEQGKPLAEAKGEIAYGAAYIEWFAEETKRVYGDIIPAASGDRRILTLKQGIGVVAAITPWNFPNAMITRKVAPALGAGCTIVVKPSDETPLSALALVTLAHQAGIPEDVFQVIISRKAAEIGQVFCGDSRVRKLTFTGSTPVGKQLMSQCAATVKKLGLELGGNAPFIVFDDADIDAAIAGLMVSKYRNAGQTCICANRILVQDSIYEQFAEKLVAAVKKLKVGLGTEAGSTIGPLINQAAMHKVQHLVSDAVTRGAKVMCGGSVHPAGDNFYQPTVLKEVTSDMKIFHSEIFGPVAPLFRFSTEAEAIAMANDTPFGLAAYFYSQNISRIWRVSEALEYGMVGINEGGISTEVAPFGGVKESGLGREGSKYGIEEFTEIKYLCMGGLH, from the coding sequence ATGCGCTATCCTTCTATCGATCCTTTGTTGGCTCCCTTCTGCCAGTGGCAAGCCTCTCAATGGATGACACCTAAAGTAGGTGCAACCTTTTCTGTGACCAATCCGGCGACCGGTGCTGTTATTGCGACACTGCATAATCAAACTGCCGGTGATGCATTAAGTGCCATCGACCGGGCCAGTGCCGCCTTGCCCGCTTGGCAGGCATTACCAGCCAAACAGCGTGCCGTTTTGTTGCGTCGCTGGTTTGATTTGATCATGAAACACCAGGATGCACTTGCACTGTTAATGACGCTGGAACAGGGTAAACCGCTCGCCGAAGCGAAAGGTGAAATTGCTTATGGTGCCGCCTACATCGAATGGTTTGCCGAAGAAACCAAACGTGTATACGGCGATATCATCCCTGCTGCCAGTGGCGACCGCCGCATCTTGACCCTCAAACAAGGCATCGGTGTGGTGGCGGCCATCACGCCTTGGAATTTTCCGAATGCCATGATCACGCGCAAAGTGGCGCCCGCTCTTGGTGCTGGATGCACCATCGTGGTGAAGCCCTCCGATGAAACACCGTTGTCTGCACTGGCATTGGTCACCCTGGCGCATCAGGCCGGTATTCCAGAAGATGTATTCCAAGTCATTATTAGCCGTAAGGCAGCTGAAATTGGTCAAGTCTTCTGCGGAGATAGCCGCGTTCGCAAACTCACGTTTACCGGGTCAACACCCGTTGGTAAGCAATTGATGAGCCAATGCGCCGCAACCGTAAAAAAACTGGGTCTGGAGCTGGGCGGTAACGCACCGTTTATCGTGTTTGATGATGCCGATATCGACGCAGCCATTGCCGGTTTGATGGTGTCTAAATACCGTAACGCTGGGCAGACCTGCATTTGCGCAAACCGGATCCTGGTACAAGACAGTATCTATGAACAGTTTGCCGAGAAGCTGGTGGCCGCTGTGAAAAAACTGAAAGTAGGCCTAGGCACGGAAGCGGGTTCCACCATTGGCCCGTTAATCAATCAGGCTGCGATGCATAAGGTACAACATCTGGTTTCTGATGCGGTCACGCGGGGTGCCAAAGTTATGTGCGGTGGCTCAGTACACCCTGCCGGCGACAATTTCTACCAGCCAACCGTGTTGAAGGAAGTCACCAGTGACATGAAAATTTTCCACTCGGAAATTTTTGGACCGGTTGCTCCCCTGTTCCGTTTTTCTACCGAAGCCGAAGCGATTGCCATGGCGAATGATACCCCCTTCGGGCTTGCGGCCTATTTCTACAGCCAGAATATCAGCCGGATCTGGCGGGTATCAGAAGCACTGGAATATGGCATGGTCGGGATCAACGAAGGTGGTATTTCCACCGAAGTCGCCCCGTTTGGTGGTGTGAAAGAGTCGGGGCTGGGCCGTGAAGGCTCAAAATATGGCATCGAAGAATTTACCGAAATTAAATACCTCTGTATGGGCGGTCTGCACTGA
- a CDS encoding AraC family transcriptional regulator, producing the protein MSTKGHPVRTERIVPDIEQLPRPVYARNESVARDSQTVWHQHDWVQVSYVIHGMLTVYTEHSSYVAPPMWAVWIPKGVRHQVVTSDRVEMRGLYIESGQVHPLEQDNECRVLEITPLLRELICSFCTLPVMYDPASEDGRLVQVMLDQLKVARPVSLSLPMPTDPRLIRLCHELQLHPDDKRTLVVWGNLLGASEKTLTRLFLKQTGLSFRRWRQRLRLFSALRRLEQGEKVTQVALACGYDSTSSFIAAFKIQFGITPSEVF; encoded by the coding sequence ATGTCGACAAAAGGACATCCTGTCCGCACTGAGCGGATCGTTCCTGATATAGAGCAATTGCCGCGACCTGTTTATGCAAGGAATGAGTCTGTAGCCCGTGATTCCCAGACGGTATGGCATCAGCATGACTGGGTTCAGGTGTCTTATGTCATTCACGGGATGCTGACCGTTTACACCGAGCACAGTAGTTATGTGGCGCCGCCGATGTGGGCAGTCTGGATACCGAAAGGGGTACGGCATCAAGTGGTCACGTCTGACCGAGTGGAAATGCGGGGGCTTTACATCGAATCCGGCCAAGTACATCCGCTAGAGCAGGACAATGAATGTCGTGTTTTAGAGATCACTCCGTTATTACGCGAATTGATCTGCAGTTTTTGTACTCTGCCCGTGATGTATGACCCCGCCAGTGAGGATGGTCGCTTAGTTCAGGTCATGTTGGATCAATTAAAAGTAGCGAGACCGGTTTCGCTGTCATTACCGATGCCGACCGATCCGCGCTTAATACGGCTATGTCACGAATTACAATTACATCCTGACGATAAGCGCACCTTGGTCGTTTGGGGTAATCTGTTAGGGGCATCGGAGAAAACACTGACACGGCTTTTTCTGAAACAAACGGGTTTATCGTTTCGTCGCTGGCGTCAGCGTTTGCGGCTGTTCAGCGCATTGCGTCGTTTAGAGCAAGGTGAAAAAGTCACGCAGGTGGCGCTGGCCTGCGGTTATGATTCAACCTCGTCCTTTATTGCGGCATTCAAGATCCAGTTCGGTATTACGCCGAGTGAAGTTTTTTAG
- a CDS encoding bile acid:sodium symporter family protein has translation MLSRLSRLFPDRFTLLLISTVTLASLFPCHGTTAVIFNHVADIAIALLFFLHGAKLSRGAILAGITHWRLHLLVMSLTFLFFPIVGLLLQPVLTPLVGPVIYQGILYLCCLPATVQSAIAFTSIAKGNVPAAVCSASASSLLGIFITPVLVSIVLSKGSGGAADLHGISKILLQLLFPFVLGHLLQPWIGGFVTKHKKVLGIVDRGSILLVVYTAFSAAVIEHLWQTVPLIALFGLLVACLVILGIVLSSSRLLSRSLGFPLPDEITIVFCGSKKSLVSGVPMAKVLFAGAHLGPILLPLMLFHQVQLMICAVLAQRYAKRATE, from the coding sequence ATGCTCAGCCGATTATCTCGTCTCTTCCCCGATCGTTTCACACTGCTACTGATCAGCACCGTGACGCTCGCCAGTTTATTTCCCTGCCACGGTACAACAGCCGTTATTTTTAATCATGTGGCAGACATCGCCATTGCACTGCTTTTTTTCCTGCATGGTGCCAAATTATCACGGGGAGCAATCTTGGCCGGGATCACGCATTGGCGGCTGCATCTGTTAGTCATGAGCCTGACCTTCCTGTTTTTTCCCATTGTAGGACTGTTGCTGCAACCCGTGCTGACACCACTCGTCGGGCCCGTGATTTATCAGGGCATCCTCTATCTTTGCTGTTTACCGGCTACCGTACAATCCGCCATCGCCTTCACCTCTATCGCCAAGGGGAATGTGCCGGCGGCGGTGTGCAGCGCCTCCGCCTCCAGCCTGCTGGGGATCTTTATCACCCCCGTACTGGTAAGTATTGTACTCTCCAAAGGCAGTGGTGGTGCCGCCGATCTGCACGGCATCAGCAAGATCCTCTTACAATTACTCTTCCCGTTTGTACTGGGTCATCTGTTGCAACCGTGGATCGGTGGTTTTGTGACCAAGCATAAAAAGGTGCTGGGGATTGTGGATCGTGGCTCAATTTTGCTGGTGGTGTATACCGCATTCAGCGCTGCGGTGATTGAGCATCTTTGGCAGACCGTGCCTCTCATCGCCTTATTCGGCTTGCTGGTCGCTTGTCTGGTGATCCTGGGCATTGTATTGAGCAGTTCCCGATTACTGAGCCGCAGCTTGGGTTTCCCGCTACCGGATGAAATCACCATTGTCTTCTGTGGTTCCAAGAAAAGTCTGGTCAGCGGCGTGCCGATGGCAAAAGTATTGTTTGCAGGTGCACATCTGGGGCCGATACTGCTGCCCCTCATGCTGTTCCATCAGGTTCAATTGATGATTTGTGCTGTATTAGCCCAACGCTACGCAAAACGTGCGACCGAGTAA